DNA from Triticum aestivum cultivar Chinese Spring chromosome 7D, IWGSC CS RefSeq v2.1, whole genome shotgun sequence:
agcggtgcttctaagacataatctttcttggctgctatgaggatgatcctcaggttccggacccagtccgtatagttgctgccatcatctttcagcttggttttctctaggaatgcgttgaaattgaggacaacgtgggccatttgatctacaatacatgatgtaaagattttagactaagttcatgataataaagttcatataatcaaattatttaatgaactcccactcagacagacatccctctagtcatctaagtgaaacatgatccgagctcaacaaggccgtgtccgatcatcacgtgagacggactagtcaagatcggtgaacatctccatgttgatcgtatcttctatacgactcatgctcgacctttcggtcctccgtgttccgaggccatgtctgtacatgctaggctcgtcaagtcaacctaagtgtattgcgtgtgttccgaggccatgtctgtacatgctaggctcgtcaacacccgttgtatgcgaacgtaagaatctatcacacccgatcatcacgtggtgcttcgaaacgacgaaccttcgcaacggtgcacagttagggtgaacactttcttgaaattattataagggatcatcctacttgctaccgtcgttctaagcaaataagatgcaaaaacatgataaacatcacatgcaatcaaatagtgacatgatatggccaatatcatcatgctcctttgatctccatcttcggggcaccatgatcatctttgtcaccggcatgacaccatgatctccatcatcatgatctccatcattgtgtcttcatgaagtcgtcacgccaacgattacttctacttctatggctaacgcgtttagcaataaagtaaagtaatttacatggcgtttacttaatgacacgcaggtcatacaaaataataaagacaactcctatggctcctgccggttgtcatactcatcgacatgcaagtcgtgattcctattacaagaatatgatcaatctcatacatcacatatatcattcatcacatcttctggccatatcacatcacatagcacttgctgcaaaaacaagttagacgtcctctaattgttgttgcaagtttttacgtggtttgtaggtttctagcaagaacgtttcttacctacgtatgaccacaacgtgatttgccaatttctatttacccttcataaggacccttttcatcgaatccgttccgactaaagtaggagagacagacacccgctagccaccttatgcaacttgtgcatgtcagtcggtggaaccagtctcacgtaagcgtacgtgtaaggtcggtccgggccgcttcatcctacaatgccgccgaaacaagaaacgactagtagcggcaagaagaattggcaaactcaacgcccacaactgctttgtgttctactcgtgcatagtaactacgcataggcctggctcatgatgccactgttgggaatcgtagcataattttaaaattttcctacgctcaccaagatgcatctatggagtctactagcaacgaggggaagggagtgcatctacataccgttgtagatcgcgagcggaagcgttccaatgaacgtggatgacggagtcgtactcgccgtgatccaaatcaccgatgaccgagtgccgaacgtacggcacctccgcgttcaacacacgtacggtgcagcgatgtctcctcctttcttgatccagcaagggggggagaggttgatggagatccaacagcacgacggcgtggtggtggatgtagcggctctccggcagggcttcgccgagcttctgcgcgagagagagaggtgttgcaggggaggagggaggcgccaaaggctgtagtgtgctgccctccctccccccctttatataggcccccaaggggggtgcgcagccataggagatgggatctccaagggggggggcggcggccaaggggggggaaggggttgccttgccccccaaggcaagggggaactcccccccctagggttcccaaccctaggcgcatgggggggaggcccaaggtggcgccccagcccactaggggctggttcccctccactttcagcccacggggccctccgggacaggtggccccacccggtggacccccgggacccttccggtggtcccggtacaataccgataacccccgaaactttcccggtggccaaaactggacttcctatatataattcttcacctccggaccattccggaacctctcgtgacgtccgggatctcatccgggactccgaacaactttcgggtttccacatacatatatctctacaaccctagcgtcaccggaccttaagtgtgtagaccctacgggttcgggagacacgcagacatgaccgagacgcctctccggtcaataaccaacagcgggatctggatacccatgttggctcccacatgttccatgatgatctcatcggatgaaccacggtgtcgaggattcaatcaatcccgtatacaattccctttgtcaatcggtatgttacttgcccgagattcgatcgtcggtatcccaataccttgttcaatctcgttaccggcaagtctctttactcgtaccgcaatgcatgatcccgtgaccaacgccttagtcactttgagctcattatgatgatgcattaccgagtgggcccagagatacctctccgtcatacggagtgacaaatcccagtctcgatccgtgccaacccaacagacactttcggagatacccgtagtgcacctttatagtcacccagttacgttgtgacgtttggcacacccaaagcactcctacggtatccgggagttgcacgatctcatggtctaagaaaaagatacttgacattggaaaagctctagcaaacgaaactacacgatcttttatgctatgcttaagttgggtcttgtccatcacatcattcttctaatgatgtgatcccgttatcaatgacatcctatgtccatagtcaggaaaccatgactatctgttgatcaacgagctagtcaactagaggcttactagggacaggttgtgatctatgtattcacacatgtattacgatttccggacaatacaattatagcatgaataatagactattatcatgaacaaagaaatataataataaccttttattattgcctctagggcatattttcaacagtgggatctagtttcgaagagcatGCCACGAGGATTCCAACGGGGAAAGCGGATCTTAATTTCAATGTTTCGTTCAAAAGTTATGTCTTTTTAAAAGAAGTTGAACTCAAAAATAAAGgacgccgataagtgccacacgtgtgggcattagggggtctgcccacacattttgtgtggtgtataagaggacagcccacacacctacgtgtgggcaaaacaagtaatgcccgcACACCTCTTTTTTCCcctcccgatccctctcacacgcgtgcgtgtgggcgaaatagataacgctCACACGCCCTGTACGTCAGTactcgtacctcgtggtcccgcacgccccccgcgtgacagtcactgcgcgtcccgcagttgccatggtccagaccctcgtccatgtttgtttaactgcagttgccatgtcgctgaacttcggttgccatgtcggacaactacagttgccatggttgctcaactgcagttgccatgtatggtctggtctactgcagttgccatgatttcaaaactttaggagttgccacccactaacactaggcagttgccatgtagcactacaaaaaggcatggcaaaaaacatgttcgggtaaaagagagagttgccatgtgctcacaagcacactacggcagttgccatgtaaaagaaagagttgccatctgcttacgtgcacgctagggcagttgccatgtaccatgcaaaaacacacggcaactcgggtaaaagagagttgccatctgcttacaagcaaggctagggcagttgccatgtaccctgcagaaacacatggcaactgccagctttgggtgtgggcgaggagacaggcgtgtgggcgaagtgataaacgcccacacaccagcccctctgcgtgcgtgaaaactggtgtgtgggcgaattgctaaacgcccacacaccagcccccgtGTGGTGAAAAAGaacgtgtgggcgaccggatgcccacacaccagcttagtcctacatggcacacaaaaactgctagaacgcgccaagattcgtgcagaattAGTTGGACGAGGATCAATGCGTATGGGCGAGTTGCcagacgcccacacgtgtgggcgttaatgtTTTCGAAAATAAATGCTTTCACCTACGTGGGATGGGTGTTTCGTTGCATGCTGCTTTTTTTTAGTAAATCGAACAGATTTGTTCCTAATTGCCTGGATGGGGATAAAAATTTACTAAAAAGGGAAGGATGCCACGGCAACTGGGCGCTCGCTAGACGCGAGGGGTACCGTCGATCGACAGGGAAACCAGAATAGGAAACGAACGGACGTATGACCTTCCATCTTGCGAAACTGAACAAATGAGCGTTACTACTCGCCATCATCGTCGCCCTTCATAAATTGGGCAGCTGCGCACTACGTAGAGTCGATCAACAGCATGGCCTCTTCAGGCTCTCTCCTTCCCACCCTGCTGGCGTTGCTCCTGCTCCAGGCCACCGCCACCGCGTCGGCCGCGACAACGGCGACGTTCGTCCGGGCGGCCGACCTCGCCGAGCGGCTGGAGGGAGCGGTGACCCGGCAGTGCTGGGAGGCGCTGCTGGACATCAAGTCGTGCACGGGGGAGATCATCCTCTTCTTCCTAAACGGCGAGGCGTACCTGGGGCCCGGCTGCTGCCGCGCCATCCGCGTCATCGAGCAGCGCTGCTGGGCCGCCGACCTCATGCTGTCTGTCATCGGGTTCACCCCGGAGGAGGGGGACATGCTCAAGGGCTACTGCGACGCGGGCGATGACGGCAACGGCGGCGAGGGGCAGCACCATAGCATCGGCGGGTCATCtccggccccgccgccgcaccgTGCTCTTGATGGCGTTGCAAGTGGCGGTGGCACCGTGGCCGCCGCGGCGGGAAGGAAAGGGCTGGGTTCGCCGTTAGGCTGAGTAGTACTACTAGCATGCAGTGTGTGTCCACGTCCTTCCACGTAGGTTCTCGTGGGTCCTGCCATGCTTGTTGCGAAGCTGGAAGGCGAGTGGTTTCTCTG
Protein-coding regions in this window:
- the LOC123163931 gene encoding egg cell-secreted protein 1.1-like, giving the protein MASSGSLLPTLLALLLLQATATASAATTATFVRAADLAERLEGAVTRQCWEALLDIKSCTGEIILFFLNGEAYLGPGCCRAIRVIEQRCWAADLMLSVIGFTPEEGDMLKGYCDAGDDGNGGEGQHHSIGGSSPAPPPHRALDGVASGGGTVAAAAGRKGLGSPLG